Proteins co-encoded in one Amaranthus tricolor cultivar Red isolate AtriRed21 chromosome 7, ASM2621246v1, whole genome shotgun sequence genomic window:
- the LOC130818024 gene encoding psbP domain-containing protein 7, chloroplastic — MELGLRFINQKIQVSFIQLSTFRSQSVLFHPASYHCFTSSSKLHRLYLTQSSGDRKGNDTQFGRSPAEQFAPLALPFQRRLLLGIGSASLVAIGANFTGITSFLLGLSPETGRNLKLDVLYPIGGYSRCIQPNEGFEFIYPAIWVADQTLVYRAAERAEQERSLDPLPLNSGKRRKRNVNEPVIAFGPPGSTGELNISVIVSPVSKDFRIEAFGGPKEVGEAVIRTITAPNRRPDVKATLLRSNLRMDSSKNIYYYELEFKVDSPTFQRHNLTVCCAQNGRLYTLNAQAPESAWQEVKEDFYNVANSFSLSS; from the exons ATGGAACTTGGTTTACGCTTCATAAATCAGAAAATACAGGTTTCATTTATTCAATTGTCAACATTTAGATCACAATCTGTGCTATTCCATCCAGCCTCCTACCACTGCTTTACTTCATCTTCTAAACTTCATAGATTATATCTTACACAATCTTCTGGAGACAGGAAAGGCAATGACACCCAGTTTGGAAGATCACCTGCCGAACAATTTGCACCACTCGCATTACCGTTCCAACGTCGGCTTTTACTAGGTATTGGGTCAGCCTCGTTAGTAGCAATTGGAGCTAATTTCACTGGAATCACAAGCTTCCTCCTTGGACTTTCACCGGAAACCGGGCGAAATCTCAAGCTGGATGTGCTTTATCCAATTGGAGGATATAGTCGCTGCATTCAACCAAATGAAGGATTTG AGTTCATATATCCGGCCATATGGGTTGCCGACCAGACATTAGTGTATCGAGCAGCAGAACGGGCAGAACAGGAAAGATCACTGGATCCCCTTCCTCTAAACTCTGGTAAGAGGCGGAAGAGGAATGTGAATGAACCAGTCATAGCCTTTGGTCCACCAGGCTCGACTGGTGAGCTAAACATCAGTGTGATTGTTTCACCAGTTTCTAAGGATTTCAG GATTGAAGCATTTGGTGGACCAAAAGAGGTAGGAGAAGCTGTTATTAGGACTATTACAGCCCCCAATCGACGCCCAGATGTGAAGGCTACGTTGCTGAGATCGAACCTCAGAATGGATTCCtcgaaaaatatttattattatgagCTGGAATTCAAGGTTGATAGCCCCACATTTCAGCGCCATAATTTGACGGTATGTTGTGCCCAAAATGGAAGACTATACACACTCAATGCCCAAGCCCCAGAATCGGCATGGCAAGAAGTGAAAGAAGATTTCTACAATGTTGCTAATTCTTTTAGTCTCAGTTCATAA